The genomic region AGACCGCGGCCGAGGTGGCAGACGGACTGGCGGCGCGCTATAGCGCGCTCGCGGGCCGGCTGCGCGGGCTACGGGTCTACCTCGAGTACGACCTCGGGGGGCCGATCACGATCGGTCGGGCCGCCTTCATGAGCGCCGCATTGACCCACCTGGGCGCGGTCAACGTCTTCGGCGACCGCCCCGAGGCCTACTTCGAGCCCGATATCGACGTAGTGCTCGAACGCGCGCCCGACCTTCTCGTCTTCGAGCCCAAGCGCATCCGCAACCGCGAGGCACAACGGCGCGCGGTAGAGCAGAAGCTGGAGGCACGCGGCTGGCGCGGAAGGCCGGTGGTGGTGACCCGCGGCGACGAGCTCGCGCACTTCGGGCCGGGGTTCTTCGACTATCTGGAAACCTGGACGGAAGCGATGCTCAAAGCGGTCGAAGAGCCCGCCTAGGCGGGCTCGTTCTGGCGGAGAGGGCGGGA from Oceanithermus desulfurans harbors:
- a CDS encoding helical backbone metal receptor, with the translated sequence MKLQHDALGTLELPDEPRRIVSLAPNVTEAVFALGAGERLVGRSAFCWRPAAAAGLPVVSSYTKIRWDLLHELQPDLVFTTTAVQREATRALHERGFAVWPVPLPNSPWGILENLATLGALLGLVETAAEVADGLAARYSALAGRLRGLRVYLEYDLGGPITIGRAAFMSAALTHLGAVNVFGDRPEAYFEPDIDVVLERAPDLLVFEPKRIRNREAQRRAVEQKLEARGWRGRPVVVTRGDELAHFGPGFFDYLETWTEAMLKAVEEPA